One window of Perca flavescens isolate YP-PL-M2 chromosome 15, PFLA_1.0, whole genome shotgun sequence genomic DNA carries:
- the unkl gene encoding putative E3 ubiquitin-protein ligase UNKL isoform X2 → MPSVSKTAANASPQTEKPTHYTYLKEFRTEQCPLFLQHKCTQHRPFTCFHWHFLNQRRRRPIRRRDGTFNYSPDVYCTKYDETTGICPDGDDCPYLHRTTGDTERKYHLRYYKTGTCIHETDARGHCVKNGLHCAFAHGPHDLRPPVYDIREIQAQEALQNGQLGSGEGIPDLQPGVLASQAMIEKTLTEDPRWQDTNFVLANYKTDQCTKPPRLCRQGYACPHYHNSRDRRRNPRKFKYRSTPCPNVKHGDEWGEPSKCDSGDSCQYCHSRTEQQFHPEIYKSTKCNDMRQTGYCPRGPFCAFAHVERIPSTEETMSSLLTVIQSSSQSQLGSQQYSECPVSEWNSGGSSTTSATSSNGQVSCSNSATVTPSSGNDSLLSPVGSISRSKPLTNSSLCSESTTSSVSSLTSNYPKAPGFEREDQIKNKGQLDQKLMDQEKQTQHTVFSAVNPLASSFTSSITSSLASSIGSDSSSPTTLSTMNAKATPFYPGSNTVESVIGSALDLNFSDINVASLDKEFEEQDNSVGLASQRVLGGSAPVNIPGSLARSSSFNSSSSLSTSPLSSLSQSLSQSLLSGTLSQQNQPSNMLAKQEHGLLGTPASSSQNSLGLNGGASSIWDFVSGSFSPSPSPVFSSLTSGTSSADLARLFRDLDEAKRKIKQWEEAWHQVKQAFEACQKDAHEAKEQAKMAETERQLAEQKWEETERKLKELQGDFDVLCRTPGTPLLRNYGELDELPLSKLHSIQSQLRNDLDLIDGVIYQLQSKKCIVCQKHDRCIVLQPCQHYVLCETCAPSKTECPYCRTKILKW, encoded by the exons ATGCCGTCGGTTTCGAAAACGGCGGCCAATGCGTCTCCTCAAACCGAGAAACCTACCCACTATAC ATACTTGAAGGAGTTCAGGACAGAGCAGTGTCCGTTGTTCCTCCAACACAAGTGTACGCAGCACAGACCCTTTACGTGCTTTCATTGGCATTTTCTCAACCAGCGGCGTAGACGACCCATTAGAAGAAGAGACGGAACTTTTAACTACAGCCCGGACGTGTACTGCACGAAATACGACGAGACCACAGGCATTTGCCCAGATGGGGATGA CTGTCCTTATTTACACCGGACAACTGGTGACACAGAGCGCAAGTACCATCTACGCTATTACAAGACTGGCACTTGTATCCATGAAACAGATGCTCGAGGGCATTGTGTGAAGAATGGCCTCCACTGTGCGTTTGCTCACGGGCCACATGATCTCCGACCTCCAGTCTATGATATCAG AGAAATTCAAGCACAAGAGGCCCTTCAAAATGGACAATTAGGATCTGGGGAAGGTATTCCTGATCTGCAGCCTGGTGTATTAGCCAGCCAAGCTATGATTGAGAAAACCCTGACAGAAGACCCCCGGTGGCAAG ATACCAACTTTGTTTTAGCCAACTATAAAACAGATCAGTGTACTAAGCCCCCAAGACTATGCAGACAGGGCTACGCTTGCCCCCACTACCACAACAGTAGAGATCGAAGACGAAATCCTAGAAAGTTCAAATATAG GTCAACTCCCTGCCCTAATGTGAAACATGGGGATGAATGGGGCGAACCCTCAAAGTGTGACAGTGGAGACAGTTGCCAGTATTGTCACTCTCGCACTGAACAGCAGTTTCACCCAGAG ATCTACAAATCTACCAAATGCAATGATATGCGACAAACGGGATACTGCCCCAGAGGACCGTTTTGTGCATTTGCACATGTAGAAA GAATACCCTCTACAGAGGAGACCATGAGCTCATTGCTAACAGTAATTCAGTCAAGTTCACAGTCCCAGCTGGGCTCTCAGCAGTATTCAGAGTGTCCAGTCAGTGAGTGGAACAGTGGAGGCAGCTCCACCACCAGCGCAACCAGTAGCAACGGACAA GTTTCATGTTCTAATAGCGCAACTGTAACTCCAAGCTCAGGAAACGACAGTTTGTTATCCCCAGTGGGATCCATCAGCAGGTCCAAACCCTTAACTAATAGTAGTTTATGTTCAGAGTCCACCACATCCAGTGTCTCATCTCTGACGTCTAACTATCCTAAAGCTCCGGGCTTTGAACGTGAGGATCAG ATTAAGAACAAGGGGCAGTTGGATCAGAAATTGATGGACCAAGAAAAACAG ACACAGCATACTGTATTCTCTGCGGTTAACCCTTTGGCATCAAGCTTTACCTCCAGTATAACATCCAGCTTGGCCTCTAGTATTGGCTCCGATAGTTCTTCACCCACCACCTTATCAACAATGAATGCAAAAGCCACTCCTTTCTATCCAGGGAGCAACACAGTGGAGTCTGTCATAG GATCCGCTCTGGACCTTAACTTCAGTGACATTAATGTTGCTTCTCTTGACAAGGAGTTTGAGGAGCAAGACAACAGTGTAGGATTGGCAA GTCAAAGGGTGCTAGGTGGATCTGCTCCAGTTAACATTCCTGGCTCACTAGCACGATCGTCCTCTTTTAATTCCTCGTCTTCGCTCTCCACCTCCCCGCTAAGCTCCCTCTCCCAGTCGCTGTCGCAGTCCCTGCTGTCTGGGACGCTATCGCAGCAAAATCAACCTTCAAACATGTTAGCCAAACAAGAGCATGGCCTCCTGGGAACACCCGCCTCTTCTTCCCAGAATTCTTTGG GCTTGAATGGAGGGGCTAGCAGCATTTGGGACTTTGTAAGTGGCAGCTTTTCACCGAGTCCATCTCCAGTTTTCAGCAGCCTAACCTCTGGAACCAGTAGTGCTGATCTGGCCCGCCTTTTTAGAGATCTGGACGAGGCCaagaggaaaataaaacagTGGGAGGAGGCCTGGCATCAGGTCAAACAA GCCTTTGAAGCTTGCCAGAAAGACGCTCATGAAGCAAAGGAACAAGCAAAAATGGCCGAGACAGAGCGGCAGCTGGCAGAACAAAAATGGGAGGAAACGGAGCGCAAGCTGAAGGAGCTCCAAGGGGACTTTGATGTGCTTTGTCGCACCCCTGGAACACCTCTTCTACGGAACTATGGAGAGCTGGACGAGCTCCCCTTGTCAAAGCTTCACTCCATCCAGAGTCAGCTGCGTAATGACCTAGACCTTATAGACGGG GTAATATATCAGCTTCAGTCAAAGAAATGTATAGTTTGCCAAAAGCATGATCGTTGCATTGTTCTGCAGCCTTGCCAACATTATGTACTATGTGAGACCTGTGCACCTAGTAAAACAGAATGTCCCTACTGTAGAACAAAAATATTGAAGTGGTGA
- the unkl gene encoding putative E3 ubiquitin-protein ligase UNKL isoform X1, which translates to MPSVSKTAANASPQTEKPTHYTYLKEFRTEQCPLFLQHKCTQHRPFTCFHWHFLNQRRRRPIRRRDGTFNYSPDVYCTKYDETTGICPDGDDCPYLHRTTGDTERKYHLRYYKTGTCIHETDARGHCVKNGLHCAFAHGPHDLRPPVYDIREIQAQEALQNGQLGSGEGIPDLQPGVLASQAMIEKTLTEDPRWQDTNFVLANYKTDQCTKPPRLCRQGYACPHYHNSRDRRRNPRKFKYRSTPCPNVKHGDEWGEPSKCDSGDSCQYCHSRTEQQFHPEIYKSTKCNDMRQTGYCPRGPFCAFAHVERIPSTEETMSSLLTVIQSSSQSQLGSQQYSECPVSEWNSGGSSTTSATSSNGQVGSVSCSNSATVTPSSGNDSLLSPVGSISRSKPLTNSSLCSESTTSSVSSLTSNYPKAPGFEREDQIKNKGQLDQKLMDQEKQTQHTVFSAVNPLASSFTSSITSSLASSIGSDSSSPTTLSTMNAKATPFYPGSNTVESVIGSALDLNFSDINVASLDKEFEEQDNSVGLASQRVLGGSAPVNIPGSLARSSSFNSSSSLSTSPLSSLSQSLSQSLLSGTLSQQNQPSNMLAKQEHGLLGTPASSSQNSLGLNGGASSIWDFVSGSFSPSPSPVFSSLTSGTSSADLARLFRDLDEAKRKIKQWEEAWHQVKQAFEACQKDAHEAKEQAKMAETERQLAEQKWEETERKLKELQGDFDVLCRTPGTPLLRNYGELDELPLSKLHSIQSQLRNDLDLIDGVIYQLQSKKCIVCQKHDRCIVLQPCQHYVLCETCAPSKTECPYCRTKILKW; encoded by the exons ATGCCGTCGGTTTCGAAAACGGCGGCCAATGCGTCTCCTCAAACCGAGAAACCTACCCACTATAC ATACTTGAAGGAGTTCAGGACAGAGCAGTGTCCGTTGTTCCTCCAACACAAGTGTACGCAGCACAGACCCTTTACGTGCTTTCATTGGCATTTTCTCAACCAGCGGCGTAGACGACCCATTAGAAGAAGAGACGGAACTTTTAACTACAGCCCGGACGTGTACTGCACGAAATACGACGAGACCACAGGCATTTGCCCAGATGGGGATGA CTGTCCTTATTTACACCGGACAACTGGTGACACAGAGCGCAAGTACCATCTACGCTATTACAAGACTGGCACTTGTATCCATGAAACAGATGCTCGAGGGCATTGTGTGAAGAATGGCCTCCACTGTGCGTTTGCTCACGGGCCACATGATCTCCGACCTCCAGTCTATGATATCAG AGAAATTCAAGCACAAGAGGCCCTTCAAAATGGACAATTAGGATCTGGGGAAGGTATTCCTGATCTGCAGCCTGGTGTATTAGCCAGCCAAGCTATGATTGAGAAAACCCTGACAGAAGACCCCCGGTGGCAAG ATACCAACTTTGTTTTAGCCAACTATAAAACAGATCAGTGTACTAAGCCCCCAAGACTATGCAGACAGGGCTACGCTTGCCCCCACTACCACAACAGTAGAGATCGAAGACGAAATCCTAGAAAGTTCAAATATAG GTCAACTCCCTGCCCTAATGTGAAACATGGGGATGAATGGGGCGAACCCTCAAAGTGTGACAGTGGAGACAGTTGCCAGTATTGTCACTCTCGCACTGAACAGCAGTTTCACCCAGAG ATCTACAAATCTACCAAATGCAATGATATGCGACAAACGGGATACTGCCCCAGAGGACCGTTTTGTGCATTTGCACATGTAGAAA GAATACCCTCTACAGAGGAGACCATGAGCTCATTGCTAACAGTAATTCAGTCAAGTTCACAGTCCCAGCTGGGCTCTCAGCAGTATTCAGAGTGTCCAGTCAGTGAGTGGAACAGTGGAGGCAGCTCCACCACCAGCGCAACCAGTAGCAACGGACAAGTAGGAAGT GTTTCATGTTCTAATAGCGCAACTGTAACTCCAAGCTCAGGAAACGACAGTTTGTTATCCCCAGTGGGATCCATCAGCAGGTCCAAACCCTTAACTAATAGTAGTTTATGTTCAGAGTCCACCACATCCAGTGTCTCATCTCTGACGTCTAACTATCCTAAAGCTCCGGGCTTTGAACGTGAGGATCAG ATTAAGAACAAGGGGCAGTTGGATCAGAAATTGATGGACCAAGAAAAACAG ACACAGCATACTGTATTCTCTGCGGTTAACCCTTTGGCATCAAGCTTTACCTCCAGTATAACATCCAGCTTGGCCTCTAGTATTGGCTCCGATAGTTCTTCACCCACCACCTTATCAACAATGAATGCAAAAGCCACTCCTTTCTATCCAGGGAGCAACACAGTGGAGTCTGTCATAG GATCCGCTCTGGACCTTAACTTCAGTGACATTAATGTTGCTTCTCTTGACAAGGAGTTTGAGGAGCAAGACAACAGTGTAGGATTGGCAA GTCAAAGGGTGCTAGGTGGATCTGCTCCAGTTAACATTCCTGGCTCACTAGCACGATCGTCCTCTTTTAATTCCTCGTCTTCGCTCTCCACCTCCCCGCTAAGCTCCCTCTCCCAGTCGCTGTCGCAGTCCCTGCTGTCTGGGACGCTATCGCAGCAAAATCAACCTTCAAACATGTTAGCCAAACAAGAGCATGGCCTCCTGGGAACACCCGCCTCTTCTTCCCAGAATTCTTTGG GCTTGAATGGAGGGGCTAGCAGCATTTGGGACTTTGTAAGTGGCAGCTTTTCACCGAGTCCATCTCCAGTTTTCAGCAGCCTAACCTCTGGAACCAGTAGTGCTGATCTGGCCCGCCTTTTTAGAGATCTGGACGAGGCCaagaggaaaataaaacagTGGGAGGAGGCCTGGCATCAGGTCAAACAA GCCTTTGAAGCTTGCCAGAAAGACGCTCATGAAGCAAAGGAACAAGCAAAAATGGCCGAGACAGAGCGGCAGCTGGCAGAACAAAAATGGGAGGAAACGGAGCGCAAGCTGAAGGAGCTCCAAGGGGACTTTGATGTGCTTTGTCGCACCCCTGGAACACCTCTTCTACGGAACTATGGAGAGCTGGACGAGCTCCCCTTGTCAAAGCTTCACTCCATCCAGAGTCAGCTGCGTAATGACCTAGACCTTATAGACGGG GTAATATATCAGCTTCAGTCAAAGAAATGTATAGTTTGCCAAAAGCATGATCGTTGCATTGTTCTGCAGCCTTGCCAACATTATGTACTATGTGAGACCTGTGCACCTAGTAAAACAGAATGTCCCTACTGTAGAACAAAAATATTGAAGTGGTGA
- the unkl gene encoding putative E3 ubiquitin-protein ligase UNKL isoform X3 — MPSVSKTAANASPQTEKPTHYTYLKEFRTEQCPLFLQHKCTQHRPFTCFHWHFLNQRRRRPIRRRDGTFNYSPDVYCTKYDETTGICPDGDDCPYLHRTTGDTERKYHLRYYKTGTCIHETDARGHCVKNGLHCAFAHGPHDLRPPVYDIREIQAQEALQNGQLGSGEGIPDLQPGVLASQAMIEKTLTEDPRWQDTNFVLANYKTDQCTKPPRLCRQGYACPHYHNSRDRRRNPRKFKYRSTPCPNVKHGDEWGEPSKCDSGDSCQYCHSRTEQQFHPEIYKSTKCNDMRQTGYCPRGPFCAFAHVERIPSTEETMSSLLTVIQSSSQSQLGSQQYSECPVSEWNSGGSSTTSATSSNGQVGSIKNKGQLDQKLMDQEKQTQHTVFSAVNPLASSFTSSITSSLASSIGSDSSSPTTLSTMNAKATPFYPGSNTVESVIGSALDLNFSDINVASLDKEFEEQDNSVGLASQRVLGGSAPVNIPGSLARSSSFNSSSSLSTSPLSSLSQSLSQSLLSGTLSQQNQPSNMLAKQEHGLLGTPASSSQNSLGLNGGASSIWDFVSGSFSPSPSPVFSSLTSGTSSADLARLFRDLDEAKRKIKQWEEAWHQVKQAFEACQKDAHEAKEQAKMAETERQLAEQKWEETERKLKELQGDFDVLCRTPGTPLLRNYGELDELPLSKLHSIQSQLRNDLDLIDGVIYQLQSKKCIVCQKHDRCIVLQPCQHYVLCETCAPSKTECPYCRTKILKW, encoded by the exons ATGCCGTCGGTTTCGAAAACGGCGGCCAATGCGTCTCCTCAAACCGAGAAACCTACCCACTATAC ATACTTGAAGGAGTTCAGGACAGAGCAGTGTCCGTTGTTCCTCCAACACAAGTGTACGCAGCACAGACCCTTTACGTGCTTTCATTGGCATTTTCTCAACCAGCGGCGTAGACGACCCATTAGAAGAAGAGACGGAACTTTTAACTACAGCCCGGACGTGTACTGCACGAAATACGACGAGACCACAGGCATTTGCCCAGATGGGGATGA CTGTCCTTATTTACACCGGACAACTGGTGACACAGAGCGCAAGTACCATCTACGCTATTACAAGACTGGCACTTGTATCCATGAAACAGATGCTCGAGGGCATTGTGTGAAGAATGGCCTCCACTGTGCGTTTGCTCACGGGCCACATGATCTCCGACCTCCAGTCTATGATATCAG AGAAATTCAAGCACAAGAGGCCCTTCAAAATGGACAATTAGGATCTGGGGAAGGTATTCCTGATCTGCAGCCTGGTGTATTAGCCAGCCAAGCTATGATTGAGAAAACCCTGACAGAAGACCCCCGGTGGCAAG ATACCAACTTTGTTTTAGCCAACTATAAAACAGATCAGTGTACTAAGCCCCCAAGACTATGCAGACAGGGCTACGCTTGCCCCCACTACCACAACAGTAGAGATCGAAGACGAAATCCTAGAAAGTTCAAATATAG GTCAACTCCCTGCCCTAATGTGAAACATGGGGATGAATGGGGCGAACCCTCAAAGTGTGACAGTGGAGACAGTTGCCAGTATTGTCACTCTCGCACTGAACAGCAGTTTCACCCAGAG ATCTACAAATCTACCAAATGCAATGATATGCGACAAACGGGATACTGCCCCAGAGGACCGTTTTGTGCATTTGCACATGTAGAAA GAATACCCTCTACAGAGGAGACCATGAGCTCATTGCTAACAGTAATTCAGTCAAGTTCACAGTCCCAGCTGGGCTCTCAGCAGTATTCAGAGTGTCCAGTCAGTGAGTGGAACAGTGGAGGCAGCTCCACCACCAGCGCAACCAGTAGCAACGGACAAGTAGGAAGT ATTAAGAACAAGGGGCAGTTGGATCAGAAATTGATGGACCAAGAAAAACAG ACACAGCATACTGTATTCTCTGCGGTTAACCCTTTGGCATCAAGCTTTACCTCCAGTATAACATCCAGCTTGGCCTCTAGTATTGGCTCCGATAGTTCTTCACCCACCACCTTATCAACAATGAATGCAAAAGCCACTCCTTTCTATCCAGGGAGCAACACAGTGGAGTCTGTCATAG GATCCGCTCTGGACCTTAACTTCAGTGACATTAATGTTGCTTCTCTTGACAAGGAGTTTGAGGAGCAAGACAACAGTGTAGGATTGGCAA GTCAAAGGGTGCTAGGTGGATCTGCTCCAGTTAACATTCCTGGCTCACTAGCACGATCGTCCTCTTTTAATTCCTCGTCTTCGCTCTCCACCTCCCCGCTAAGCTCCCTCTCCCAGTCGCTGTCGCAGTCCCTGCTGTCTGGGACGCTATCGCAGCAAAATCAACCTTCAAACATGTTAGCCAAACAAGAGCATGGCCTCCTGGGAACACCCGCCTCTTCTTCCCAGAATTCTTTGG GCTTGAATGGAGGGGCTAGCAGCATTTGGGACTTTGTAAGTGGCAGCTTTTCACCGAGTCCATCTCCAGTTTTCAGCAGCCTAACCTCTGGAACCAGTAGTGCTGATCTGGCCCGCCTTTTTAGAGATCTGGACGAGGCCaagaggaaaataaaacagTGGGAGGAGGCCTGGCATCAGGTCAAACAA GCCTTTGAAGCTTGCCAGAAAGACGCTCATGAAGCAAAGGAACAAGCAAAAATGGCCGAGACAGAGCGGCAGCTGGCAGAACAAAAATGGGAGGAAACGGAGCGCAAGCTGAAGGAGCTCCAAGGGGACTTTGATGTGCTTTGTCGCACCCCTGGAACACCTCTTCTACGGAACTATGGAGAGCTGGACGAGCTCCCCTTGTCAAAGCTTCACTCCATCCAGAGTCAGCTGCGTAATGACCTAGACCTTATAGACGGG GTAATATATCAGCTTCAGTCAAAGAAATGTATAGTTTGCCAAAAGCATGATCGTTGCATTGTTCTGCAGCCTTGCCAACATTATGTACTATGTGAGACCTGTGCACCTAGTAAAACAGAATGTCCCTACTGTAGAACAAAAATATTGAAGTGGTGA